The following proteins come from a genomic window of Athalia rosae chromosome 1, iyAthRosa1.1, whole genome shotgun sequence:
- the LOC105683796 gene encoding protein lev-9-like isoform X2 translates to MRLRGIYLLFLVLCCNIFISKSTKYNQQSSNDDDDDWDDEDDEEGDDSNEGNQKPDLDDDGRRYKNPRNSPSSMCPRDEEQAERLSQKCLRKCSTDEDCKSKKKKCRCDGACGMSCIKPDRECPELPEIPYATMTINERFFGDTVKYVCDPGYFAVGLSTRSCRADGQWTGSTPACKKDTNTFCGEPPKVKNARNNALPEQTTFDLDSTVQYFCHHGHATDGFLTAKCLTKNKTPAAWFGPDISCKPMDCGPPTNIPNGWHAGECYTYDCRVSYHCAQDFELVGRREKVCSAEGTWTPKESPQCVQVSSVQCPPPESPRHGKAIYTSCAFNAIVSYECSYGYAVVGDTNRRCLADKKWSGQPPLCKEINCGHPGILYNGWIENIESGASIIFRCNADMKLEGNTSSVCQIDGRWRYPVPRCLARCIVPVIQKGYVAVANRSKDRINNVSVVEHGEKLIVVCQPNYEFPANKTPVVCNNGTWTIIPRCKPARCKQMPRAPRNGMVIAPKTEHGMRAVFKCKDGFELILKGDSHYVECSFGNWTGEIPYCREVFCPFPGYITNGKVLLVGNMGVYDFRPYVKKIVNNKQIMYDCDRGYVLSEGAPGATCIGGNWSPKELPKCVLGQHPRLRWSRRRRSLIKLLRNSNENSDRYERIKDHYFKKMTEQYLHLKELQARKQPNRRLTAILRD, encoded by the exons ATGAGACTACGTGGTATTTATCTGCTGTTCCTGGTCCTCTGCTGCAACATATTCATctcgaaatcgacgaaatacAATCAGCAAAGTTccaacgacgatgacgatgactgGGACGACGAGGATGACGAAGAAGGGGACGACAGCAACGAGGGAAACCAAAAACCGGatctcgacgacgacggacgAAGATACAAAAATCCCAGAAATTCGCCGTCCTCCATGTGTCCCCGTGACGAGGAGCAGGCTGAACGACTGAGCCAGAAATGTTTGAGAAAATGCTCCACCGACGAGGACTGcaagagcaaaaagaaaaagtgccGTTGCGACGGAGCCTGCGGAATGTCCTGCATAAAACCGGATCGTGAATGCCCGGAGCTTCCCGAAATCCCCTACGCCACCATGACGATcaatgaaagatttttcggGGATACGGTCAAGTACGTTTGCGATCCCGGTTACTTCGCCGTCGGTCTTTCCACCAGATCCTGCAGAGCTGACGGCCAGTGGACGGGCTCGACGCCGGCTTGCAAGAAGGATACCAACACTTTCTGCGGGGAACCACCGAAAGTGAAGAACGCGCGGAACAACGCACTCCCCGAACAAACGACCTTCGATCTCGACAGCACCGTGCAATATTTCTGCCATCACGGTCACGCTACCGATGGATTTCTCACCGCCAAGTGCCTCACCAAGAATAAAACCCCCGCCGCATGGTTCGGTCCCGATATCTCCTGCAAACCGATGGACTGCGGACCGCCGACGAACATCCCGAACGGGTGGCACGCTG gTGAATGCTACACCTACGACTGTCGGGTGTCGTATCACTGTGCTCAAGATTTTGAGTTGGTCGGTCGAAGGGAGAAGGTTTGCTCCGCCGAGGGAACGTGGACACCCAAAGAGTCGCCGCAATGCGTTCAG GTCAGCTCCGTGCAATGTCCACCTCCAGAGAGCCCGAGGCATGGCAAAGCAATTTACACATCTTGCGCGTTCAATGCAATTGTCTCATACGAGTGTAGTTACGGGTATGCGGTAGTTGGGGACACGAATAGACGATGTCTAGCTGATAAAAAATGGTCCGGACAGCCTCCGCTCTGCAAGGAAATAAACTGCGGACATCCGGGTATTTTGTACAACGGGTGGAtcgaaaatattgaatcaG GCGCAAGCATAATCTTTCGCTGCAACGCCGACATGAAATTGGAgggaaatacctcctcggtatgcCAGATTGACGGACGTTGGCGTTATCCTGTACCGCGTTGTTTAGCGCGTTGCATCGTCCCCGTGATACAAAAGGGTTACGTAGCGGTCGCGAACCGCTCCAAGGACAGGATCAACAACGTATCGGTCGTGGAAcatggtgaaaaattgatcgtcgtGTGCCAACCGAATTACGAGTTTCCCGCCAACAAAACACCGGTGGTATGCAATAACGGCACGTGGACAATAATACCACGATGCAAACCGGCCCGGTGCAAGCAAATGCCGAGAGCGCCGAGAAATGGGATGGTCATCGCTCCGAAGACGGAACATGGGATGAGAGCGGTCTTCAAATGCAAAGATGGCTTCGAACTCATTCTCAAAGGCGACTCGCACTACGTTGAATGCAGTTTTGGTAATTGGACGGGCGAAATTCCTTACTGTCGCGAAGTGTTCTGCCCATTTCCTGGCTACATAACTAACGGGAAAGTTTTGCTCGTAGGGAATATGGGAGTCTATGACTTTAGGCCGTACgttaaaaaaatcgtaaacaATAAACAGATTATGTACGACTGTGACCGGGGGTACGTGTTGAGCGAAGGTGCACCCGGTGCTACGTGCATAGGGGGTaattggagtccgaaagaattGCCGAAATGCGTACTGGGTCAACATCCACGATTGAGATGGAGCCGGAGGAGGAGATCCCTCATCAAGCTGCTGCGGAATAGTAACGAAAATTCGGATCGCTACGAGAGAATAAAGGATCACTATTTTAAGAAAATGACGGAGCAGTATCTGCACTTGAAGGAACTGCAAGCTCGGAAACAACCGAATCGTAGATTGACGGCGATACTTAGAGACTAG
- the LOC105683662 gene encoding coiled-coil domain-containing protein 113-like isoform X2 encodes MSLRRSSILSVGSRVTFNEEVQHLEDLTDDELRDVLEQTLQNNRYLQLENEIFERYLLRHDPQSVQAMAQVLDSAKHAQRVASQMIPITSALSLNSERLERGTSLSGSSTLTFTGSRRTITNQLIPKGFRISISHRIEMARNEIEEMRKSLSEVETMGAKTRANLRAQMEEVELRIRETNEAKVELEENVVKNGVDPLTGRIPAEKFVRFMEEWLKAADGIIEKLRLKSASLKSQIGKVKHQLAQKEELGEILHPIDFEQLAIENHKYQQKIEKKNHHLLQMKKITGRCSLKLSNCKQKLAEQVATLKSIEKEIVHKQTQIEKFAAEEQATIIDSEKAAVQLRKITHLMDEYTVPGVIEFVKMQDELAEMQKTYKRLDRHLQLRQTAIRAQKNQAKRNSKIKELS; translated from the exons ATGTCGTTGAGAAGAAGCAGCATCCTCAGCGTCGGTTCCCGGGTGACGTTTAACGAAGAAGTCCAACATTTGGAGG ATCTCACCGACGATGAACTCAGAGACGTGTTGGAACAAACGCTCCAAAATAATCGCTATCTCcagttggaaaatgaaattttcgagagaTACCTGCTTCGTCACGACCCTCAGAGCGTTCAAG caATGGCGCAAGTTTTGGATTCTGCAAAACACGCGCAAAGAGTCGCCTCCCAAATGATACCGATAACGTCAGCTTTGAGTTTGAACAGCGAACGACTTGAACGAGGAACCTCACTCAGCGGAAGTAGCACTTTAACATTTACCGGAAGTCGTCGGACCATCACGAACCAATTAATACCCAAAGGATTCCG aATTTCGATCTCGCACCGCATCGAGATGGCTCGTAACGAAATTGAAGAGATGCGAAAATCGCTGAGCGAAGTCGAAACTATGGGTGCGAAAACGCGGGCAAATCTCAGAGCGCAAATGGAGGAAGTTGAGCTTCGAATTCGAGAGACGAACGAGGCAAAAGTTGAACTGGAGGAAAACGTAGTAAAAAACGGGGTGGATCCTCTCACCGGAAGGATACCGGCGGAAAAATTTGTTCG GTTCATGGAGGAATGGTTGAAGGCGGCGGACGGTATCATAGAAAAATTGCGACTGAAAAGCGCCTCGTTGAAATCGCAAATCGGTAAAGTTAAACACCAGCTGGCCCAAAAAGAGGAGTTGggagaaatattgcatcccatTGATTTCGAACAACTTGCAATCGAGAATCACAAATATCagcaaaaaatcgaaaagaagaatcaCCACCTGCtacaaatgaagaaaattacag GTCGTTGCAGCCTCAAATTGTCAAATTGCAAGCAAAAGCTGGCTGAACAAGTGGCAACgctgaaatcgatcgaaaaagaaattgttcaCAAACAAACACAGATAGAGAAGTTTGCTGCCGAAGAACAAGCCACAATTATCGATTCGGAGAAGGCTGCTGTTCAACTTCGTAAGATAACGCATCTCATGGACGAGTACACG GTACCGGGTGTAATCGAGTTTGTAAAAATGCAAGATGAACTGGCAGAAATGCAGAAGACTTACAAACGTTTGGACAGACATCTCCAATTGAGGCAAACCGCGATCAGGGCTCAAAAGAATCAAGCtaagagaaattcaaaaataaaggagCTGTCGTAA
- the LOC105683796 gene encoding protein lev-9-like isoform X1: MRLRGIYLLFLVLCCNIFISKSTKYNQQSSNDDDDDWDDEDDEEGDDSNEGNQKPDLDDDGRRYKNPRNSPSSMCPRDEEQAERLSQKCLRKCSTDEDCKSKKKKCRCDGACGMSCIKPDRECPELPEIPYATMTINERFFGDTVKYVCDPGYFAVGLSTRSCRADGQWTGSTPACKKDTNTFCGEPPKVKNARNNALPEQTTFDLDSTVQYFCHHGHATDGFLTAKCLTKNKTPAAWFGPDISCKPMDCGPPTNIPNGWHAGECYTYDCRVSYHCAQDFELVGRREKVCSAEGTWTPKESPQCVQVSSVQCPPPESPRHGKAIYTSCAFNAIVSYECSYGYAVVGDTNRRCLADKKWSGQPPLCKEINCGHPGILYNGWIENIESGTGLGASIIFRCNADMKLEGNTSSVCQIDGRWRYPVPRCLARCIVPVIQKGYVAVANRSKDRINNVSVVEHGEKLIVVCQPNYEFPANKTPVVCNNGTWTIIPRCKPARCKQMPRAPRNGMVIAPKTEHGMRAVFKCKDGFELILKGDSHYVECSFGNWTGEIPYCREVFCPFPGYITNGKVLLVGNMGVYDFRPYVKKIVNNKQIMYDCDRGYVLSEGAPGATCIGGNWSPKELPKCVLGQHPRLRWSRRRRSLIKLLRNSNENSDRYERIKDHYFKKMTEQYLHLKELQARKQPNRRLTAILRD, from the exons ATGAGACTACGTGGTATTTATCTGCTGTTCCTGGTCCTCTGCTGCAACATATTCATctcgaaatcgacgaaatacAATCAGCAAAGTTccaacgacgatgacgatgactgGGACGACGAGGATGACGAAGAAGGGGACGACAGCAACGAGGGAAACCAAAAACCGGatctcgacgacgacggacgAAGATACAAAAATCCCAGAAATTCGCCGTCCTCCATGTGTCCCCGTGACGAGGAGCAGGCTGAACGACTGAGCCAGAAATGTTTGAGAAAATGCTCCACCGACGAGGACTGcaagagcaaaaagaaaaagtgccGTTGCGACGGAGCCTGCGGAATGTCCTGCATAAAACCGGATCGTGAATGCCCGGAGCTTCCCGAAATCCCCTACGCCACCATGACGATcaatgaaagatttttcggGGATACGGTCAAGTACGTTTGCGATCCCGGTTACTTCGCCGTCGGTCTTTCCACCAGATCCTGCAGAGCTGACGGCCAGTGGACGGGCTCGACGCCGGCTTGCAAGAAGGATACCAACACTTTCTGCGGGGAACCACCGAAAGTGAAGAACGCGCGGAACAACGCACTCCCCGAACAAACGACCTTCGATCTCGACAGCACCGTGCAATATTTCTGCCATCACGGTCACGCTACCGATGGATTTCTCACCGCCAAGTGCCTCACCAAGAATAAAACCCCCGCCGCATGGTTCGGTCCCGATATCTCCTGCAAACCGATGGACTGCGGACCGCCGACGAACATCCCGAACGGGTGGCACGCTG gTGAATGCTACACCTACGACTGTCGGGTGTCGTATCACTGTGCTCAAGATTTTGAGTTGGTCGGTCGAAGGGAGAAGGTTTGCTCCGCCGAGGGAACGTGGACACCCAAAGAGTCGCCGCAATGCGTTCAG GTCAGCTCCGTGCAATGTCCACCTCCAGAGAGCCCGAGGCATGGCAAAGCAATTTACACATCTTGCGCGTTCAATGCAATTGTCTCATACGAGTGTAGTTACGGGTATGCGGTAGTTGGGGACACGAATAGACGATGTCTAGCTGATAAAAAATGGTCCGGACAGCCTCCGCTCTGCAAGGAAATAAACTGCGGACATCCGGGTATTTTGTACAACGGGTGGAtcgaaaatattgaatcaG GCACGGGGCTAGGCGCAAGCATAATCTTTCGCTGCAACGCCGACATGAAATTGGAgggaaatacctcctcggtatgcCAGATTGACGGACGTTGGCGTTATCCTGTACCGCGTTGTTTAGCGCGTTGCATCGTCCCCGTGATACAAAAGGGTTACGTAGCGGTCGCGAACCGCTCCAAGGACAGGATCAACAACGTATCGGTCGTGGAAcatggtgaaaaattgatcgtcgtGTGCCAACCGAATTACGAGTTTCCCGCCAACAAAACACCGGTGGTATGCAATAACGGCACGTGGACAATAATACCACGATGCAAACCGGCCCGGTGCAAGCAAATGCCGAGAGCGCCGAGAAATGGGATGGTCATCGCTCCGAAGACGGAACATGGGATGAGAGCGGTCTTCAAATGCAAAGATGGCTTCGAACTCATTCTCAAAGGCGACTCGCACTACGTTGAATGCAGTTTTGGTAATTGGACGGGCGAAATTCCTTACTGTCGCGAAGTGTTCTGCCCATTTCCTGGCTACATAACTAACGGGAAAGTTTTGCTCGTAGGGAATATGGGAGTCTATGACTTTAGGCCGTACgttaaaaaaatcgtaaacaATAAACAGATTATGTACGACTGTGACCGGGGGTACGTGTTGAGCGAAGGTGCACCCGGTGCTACGTGCATAGGGGGTaattggagtccgaaagaattGCCGAAATGCGTACTGGGTCAACATCCACGATTGAGATGGAGCCGGAGGAGGAGATCCCTCATCAAGCTGCTGCGGAATAGTAACGAAAATTCGGATCGCTACGAGAGAATAAAGGATCACTATTTTAAGAAAATGACGGAGCAGTATCTGCACTTGAAGGAACTGCAAGCTCGGAAACAACCGAATCGTAGATTGACGGCGATACTTAGAGACTAG
- the LOC105683677 gene encoding fumarylacetoacetase yields the protein MKSFVEYSPSSDFPLENLPYGVFSTSNNPQRRIGVAIGSEILDLFAIAHLFTGKNLSDAFRQDSLNEFMALGRPAWVDARARLQDLLSVENPTLQEPEIRSKVFVQQSDATMHLPAKIGDYTDFYSSIHHATNVGVMFRGKENALMPNWKYLPVGYHGRASSVVVSGTPIRRPRGQTLPVEGAAPAYGPSNLMDFELEVAFFVGGPPTKLGDTIPASEAYDRIFGMVTMNDWSARDIQKWEYVPLGPFTAKNLGTTISPWVVTMEALEPFKVPNMPQDPVPFRYLRHEGSCNFDIKLEVDIKAPGGVTTTLTRSNYKFMYWTPQQQLAQHTSTGCNVNPGDLMASGTISGEAVDSYGSMLELCWKGTKPVALKDGTTRKFLQDGDEISIRGFCVGDNYRIGFGPCVGKLLPVNPE from the exons atgaagtcgTTTGTGGAATACTCTCCGAGCAGTGATTTCCCGTTGGAGAATCTACCTTACGGAGTATTTTCAACCTCTAACAAT CCTCAGCGGAGAATAGGTGTTGCAATCGGATCGGAAATATTGGACCTTTTTGCCATCGCGCATTTATTTACTGGAAAAAATCTGTCCGATGCATTCCGTCAGGATTCGCTCAATGAATTTATGGCGCTCGGCAGACCAGCTTGGGTCGACGCAAGGGCCAGATTGCAGGATTTACTTTCAGTCGAAAATCCCACTTTACAAGAACCAGAAATACGCTCCAA AGTGTTCGTGCAACAATCGGATGCAACGATGCACCTTCCTGCAAAAATAGGAGACTACACAGACttttattcatcgattcaCCACGCGACTAACGTCGGCGTCATGTtcagaggaaaagaaaatgctTTGATGCCTAATTG GAAATATCTTCCGGTTGGATATCACGGTAGAGCAAGTTCCGTAGTTGTTTCCGGAACACCGATCAGAAGACCGCGGGGTCAGACACTTCCGGTTGAAGGGGCAGCCCCCGCTTACGGTCCTTCGAATCTGATGGATTTCGAACTAGAAGTTGCTTTTTTCGTTGGTGGTCCTCCGACCAAGTTGGGCGACACGATTCCAGCTTCGGAGGCTTATGATCGCATTTTCGGAATGGTGACAATGAACGATTGGAGCG CCAGGGACATACAGAAGTGGGAATACGTGCCTCTGGGTCCATTTACGGCGAAAAATCTTGGCACCACGATTTCTCCCTGGGTTGTAACGATGGAAGCTCTCGAACCTTTCAAAGTCCCCAATATGCCGCAAGACCCTGTCCCCTTCCGTTACCTGCGTCACGAAGGCTCCTGTAATTTCGACATTAAGTTGGAGGTCGATATCAAAG CTCCGGGAGGCGTCACCACCACTCTCACGAGGAGTAACTACAAATTCATGTACTGGACACCTCAGCAGCAACTCGCTCAGCACACTTCTACCGGATGCAATGTAAACCCCGGAGACCTCATGGCTTCGGGGACGATTAGTGGCGAG GCGGTCGATTCTTACGGCTCGATGCTCGAGCTCTGCTGGAAAGGGACGAAACCGGTTGCTCTGAAAGACGGAACGACGAGGAAATTCTTGCAGGATGGTGATGAGATATCCATCagag GTTTCTGTGTGGGTGACAACTATCGGATTGGATTCGGACCTTGCGTTGGTAAATTGTTGCCCGTAAATCCCGAATAG
- the LOC105683662 gene encoding coiled-coil domain-containing protein 113-like isoform X1, whose protein sequence is MITLRNLVHSRNVPSENSSFCPVVHELFIYTDLTDDELRDVLEQTLQNNRYLQLENEIFERYLLRHDPQSVQAMAQVLDSAKHAQRVASQMIPITSALSLNSERLERGTSLSGSSTLTFTGSRRTITNQLIPKGFRISISHRIEMARNEIEEMRKSLSEVETMGAKTRANLRAQMEEVELRIRETNEAKVELEENVVKNGVDPLTGRIPAEKFVRFMEEWLKAADGIIEKLRLKSASLKSQIGKVKHQLAQKEELGEILHPIDFEQLAIENHKYQQKIEKKNHHLLQMKKITGRCSLKLSNCKQKLAEQVATLKSIEKEIVHKQTQIEKFAAEEQATIIDSEKAAVQLRKITHLMDEYTVPGVIEFVKMQDELAEMQKTYKRLDRHLQLRQTAIRAQKNQAKRNSKIKELS, encoded by the exons ATGATAACCCTGCGAAATTTAGTACACTCGCGAAACGTACCTAGCGAGAACTCCTCTTTTTGTCCCGTAGTTCACGAACTATTTATCTATACAGATCTCACCGACGATGAACTCAGAGACGTGTTGGAACAAACGCTCCAAAATAATCGCTATCTCcagttggaaaatgaaattttcgagagaTACCTGCTTCGTCACGACCCTCAGAGCGTTCAAG caATGGCGCAAGTTTTGGATTCTGCAAAACACGCGCAAAGAGTCGCCTCCCAAATGATACCGATAACGTCAGCTTTGAGTTTGAACAGCGAACGACTTGAACGAGGAACCTCACTCAGCGGAAGTAGCACTTTAACATTTACCGGAAGTCGTCGGACCATCACGAACCAATTAATACCCAAAGGATTCCG aATTTCGATCTCGCACCGCATCGAGATGGCTCGTAACGAAATTGAAGAGATGCGAAAATCGCTGAGCGAAGTCGAAACTATGGGTGCGAAAACGCGGGCAAATCTCAGAGCGCAAATGGAGGAAGTTGAGCTTCGAATTCGAGAGACGAACGAGGCAAAAGTTGAACTGGAGGAAAACGTAGTAAAAAACGGGGTGGATCCTCTCACCGGAAGGATACCGGCGGAAAAATTTGTTCG GTTCATGGAGGAATGGTTGAAGGCGGCGGACGGTATCATAGAAAAATTGCGACTGAAAAGCGCCTCGTTGAAATCGCAAATCGGTAAAGTTAAACACCAGCTGGCCCAAAAAGAGGAGTTGggagaaatattgcatcccatTGATTTCGAACAACTTGCAATCGAGAATCACAAATATCagcaaaaaatcgaaaagaagaatcaCCACCTGCtacaaatgaagaaaattacag GTCGTTGCAGCCTCAAATTGTCAAATTGCAAGCAAAAGCTGGCTGAACAAGTGGCAACgctgaaatcgatcgaaaaagaaattgttcaCAAACAAACACAGATAGAGAAGTTTGCTGCCGAAGAACAAGCCACAATTATCGATTCGGAGAAGGCTGCTGTTCAACTTCGTAAGATAACGCATCTCATGGACGAGTACACG GTACCGGGTGTAATCGAGTTTGTAAAAATGCAAGATGAACTGGCAGAAATGCAGAAGACTTACAAACGTTTGGACAGACATCTCCAATTGAGGCAAACCGCGATCAGGGCTCAAAAGAATCAAGCtaagagaaattcaaaaataaaggagCTGTCGTAA
- the LOC105683678 gene encoding fas apoptotic inhibitory molecule 1, translating to MSEARPTATWSVPLSDGIHVVEFEHGTATGRRVVRIDGRTVIHRDWMFRLVGDEVVMLGNTKFIICVDPLPGLRYSYTLLVNDKTYANFIQSQSKILQTWAAQVGDKHYRVVLDKTKQNVWINGEQVDVENEFVDGGAEMLFSIGGSPAVIRSSSSGHRSTGMSHTLFLNGVEVTEQELIAHVETKKRGAK from the exons ATGTCCGAGGCGAGACCAACGGCGACCTGGAGCGTTCCTCTCAGCGATGGAATCCACGTGGTAGAATTCGAACATGGAACGGCGACGGGACGTCGCGTTGTCAGAATTGACGGGAGGACCGTAATTCACAGGGATTGGATGTTTCGCCTCGTTGGGGACGAGGTAGTCATGCTGGGCAACACGAAGTTTATTATCTGCGTCGATCCCCTCCCCG GACTCAGGTACTCGTACACGCTGTTGGTCAACGATAAGACCTACGCGAACTTCATTCAGTCCCAGTCAAAGATTCTGCAAACTTGGGCCGCGCAAGTTGGCGACAAACATTACCGGGTTGTTTTGG ACAAAACCAAACAGAACGTGTGGATCAATGGGGAGCAAGTCGACGTTGAG AATGAATTCGTGGATGGCGGAGCTGAAATGTTGTTCTCGATCGGCGGTTCCCCGGCGGTCATAAGGTCCTCCAGTTCGGGACACAGATCCACCGGAATGAGTCACACTCTGTTCTTGAACGGAGTCGAAGTAACTGAACAAGAACTGATAGCGCATGTGGAGACGAAAAAGAGAGGggcgaaatga